The Polaribacter tangerinus genome has a segment encoding these proteins:
- a CDS encoding LytR/AlgR family response regulator transcription factor, giving the protein MNCIIIDDDAAARLVIKQLCIGTQFNVKEEFSSAIEGIKFLNETEVDLIFLDIHMPSFNGFDFLNTIKNPPKVVLTTSDKNFALKAFEFESVIDYLTKPIQKERFNLLVKKIEKQENGQNGILENAVSSETKDYIFVNVDKRLVKINVPEILIIEAKGDYINIKTTGKNFIVHSTLKKIEDKLPSDIFLKIHRSYIINIHKIIDIEDNTVLIEKHVIPISRSHKPTLIKKLNLL; this is encoded by the coding sequence ATGAATTGCATTATTATAGATGATGATGCTGCTGCAAGACTAGTAATTAAGCAGTTGTGTATAGGTACCCAGTTTAATGTGAAAGAAGAATTTTCATCTGCAATTGAAGGAATAAAGTTCTTAAACGAGACAGAGGTAGATTTAATTTTTTTAGATATTCATATGCCATCTTTTAATGGTTTCGATTTTTTGAATACTATTAAAAATCCACCAAAAGTTGTATTAACCACTTCAGATAAAAACTTTGCATTAAAAGCTTTTGAATTTGAGTCTGTAATAGACTATCTAACAAAACCAATTCAAAAAGAACGTTTTAATCTATTAGTAAAGAAAATTGAAAAGCAAGAAAATGGACAAAACGGTATTTTAGAAAATGCAGTCTCTTCGGAAACAAAAGATTATATTTTTGTAAATGTAGATAAAAGGTTGGTAAAAATTAATGTACCAGAAATTCTTATTATAGAAGCAAAAGGAGATTATATTAATATAAAAACAACCGGTAAGAATTTTATTGTTCACTCTACACTAAAAAAGATAGAAGATAAATTACCATCCGACATATTTTTAAAAATACATAGGTCTTATATTATCAATATTCATAAAATAATAGATATTGAAGATAATACAGTACTTATAGAAAAGCATGTAATTCCTATTAGTAGGTCTCATAAGCCAACACTTATAAAAAAATTAAACCTACTGTAA
- the rpmF gene encoding 50S ribosomal protein L32, with protein sequence MAHPKRKISKTRRDKRRTHYKASAQQIATDPTTGEAHLYHRAHWHEGKLYYRGQVVLESASAEA encoded by the coding sequence ATGGCACATCCTAAGAGAAAAATATCCAAAACAAGAAGAGATAAAAGGAGAACACATTACAAAGCATCTGCACAACAGATTGCTACAGATCCAACAACTGGTGAGGCACACTTATATCACAGAGCTCACTGGCATGAAGGAAAATTATACTACAGAGGTCAAGTAGTATTAGAAAGTGCATCTGCAGAAGCTTAA
- a CDS encoding riboflavin synthase, which translates to MFTGIIETQGIITNLVKENENLHITVKSDFTNELKIDQSVAHNGVCLTVVAINNDEYTVTAIKETLQKTTLKSFKLGDSINLERGMKLGDRLDGHIVQGHVDETGVCERIEDQNGSTLFTFSYISKNKNITIEKGSITVNGVSLTVVNSKKSSFSVAIIPYTLENTSFCKMEVGDFVNLEFDVIGKYVTRLNSLK; encoded by the coding sequence ATGTTTACAGGAATTATAGAAACGCAAGGAATTATAACAAATTTAGTTAAAGAAAATGAAAACCTTCATATTACGGTAAAATCTGATTTTACCAATGAACTTAAAATTGATCAAAGTGTTGCTCATAACGGAGTTTGTTTAACTGTTGTTGCTATTAATAATGATGAATATACTGTAACCGCAATTAAAGAAACACTTCAAAAAACAACTTTAAAAAGTTTTAAGCTAGGAGATAGTATCAACTTAGAACGAGGAATGAAATTGGGCGATCGTTTGGATGGGCATATTGTTCAGGGACATGTAGATGAAACGGGAGTATGTGAACGTATAGAAGACCAAAACGGAAGTACTTTATTTACCTTTTCATATATTTCTAAGAATAAAAACATCACAATAGAAAAAGGGTCTATAACAGTAAATGGGGTAAGTTTAACAGTGGTAAACTCTAAAAAAAGTTCTTTCAGTGTAGCTATAATTCCTTACACGCTTGAAAACACTTCATTTTGTAAAATGGAGGTTGGTGATTTTGTTAACTTAGAATTTGATGTAATTGGGAAATATGTAACTAGACTTAACTCTTTAAAATAG
- the accC gene encoding acetyl-CoA carboxylase biotin carboxylase subunit produces MFKKILIANRGEIALRVIRTCREMGIKTVAVYSTADAESLHVRFADEAVCIGPAPSANSYLKMSNIIAAAEITNADAIHPGYGFLSENAKFSRLCEEHHIKFIGATGDMIDRMGDKANAKATMKAAGVPCVPGSEGVISDFEDCQKVAKETGYPVMLKASAGGGGKGMRAVWKPEDLKDAWDSARQESKAAFGNDDMYMEKLIEEPRHIEIQIVGDSFGKACHLSERDCSVQRRHQKLTEETPSPFMTDKLREDMGNAAVKAAEFIKYEGAGTVEFLVDKHRNFYFMEMNTRIQVEHPITEEVVNYDLIREQILVAAGVPISGVNYYPKMHSIECRINAEDPHNNFRPAPGKITTFHAPGGHGIRIDTHVYAGYMIPSNYDSMIAKLITTAQTREEAINKMKRALDEFVIEGVKTTIPFHRQLMDHPDYVAGNYTTKFMEDFKME; encoded by the coding sequence ATGTTTAAAAAAATATTAATTGCCAATCGTGGTGAGATAGCTTTACGTGTTATAAGAACTTGTAGAGAAATGGGTATTAAAACGGTGGCCGTTTACTCTACTGCAGATGCAGAAAGTTTACATGTTCGATTTGCAGATGAAGCAGTATGTATTGGACCTGCACCAAGTGCAAATTCCTATTTAAAAATGTCTAATATTATTGCCGCAGCAGAAATTACCAATGCAGATGCCATACATCCTGGATATGGTTTTTTATCTGAAAATGCAAAATTTTCTAGATTGTGTGAAGAACATCATATTAAATTTATTGGCGCTACAGGCGATATGATTGATAGAATGGGAGACAAGGCAAATGCTAAGGCAACAATGAAAGCTGCTGGCGTGCCATGTGTTCCTGGAAGTGAAGGTGTAATTTCAGATTTTGAAGACTGTCAAAAAGTTGCCAAAGAAACAGGATATCCTGTTATGTTAAAAGCATCTGCAGGAGGTGGAGGTAAAGGAATGAGAGCAGTTTGGAAACCAGAAGACTTAAAAGACGCTTGGGATTCTGCAAGACAAGAATCTAAAGCCGCTTTTGGAAATGATGATATGTACATGGAAAAACTTATAGAAGAACCAAGACATATAGAAATTCAAATAGTAGGAGATTCTTTTGGCAAAGCTTGTCATTTATCCGAAAGAGATTGTTCTGTACAAAGACGTCATCAAAAATTAACTGAAGAAACTCCTTCTCCTTTTATGACAGATAAGTTAAGAGAAGACATGGGAAATGCAGCTGTAAAAGCAGCCGAGTTCATAAAGTATGAAGGAGCAGGTACCGTAGAGTTTTTAGTAGATAAGCACAGAAACTTCTATTTCATGGAAATGAATACGCGTATACAGGTAGAGCACCCAATTACAGAAGAAGTTGTTAATTACGATTTAATTAGAGAACAAATTTTAGTTGCAGCAGGAGTTCCTATTTCTGGTGTAAACTACTATCCAAAAATGCATTCTATAGAATGTAGAATTAATGCAGAAGACCCACATAACAATTTTAGACCAGCACCTGGTAAAATAACTACATTTCATGCGCCAGGAGGACACGGAATAAGAATAGATACTCATGTATATGCAGGTTATATGATACCTTCTAACTACGACTCTATGATTGCTAAATTAATTACCACAGCTCAAACAAGAGAAGAGGCAATTAATAAAATGAAGAGAGCTTTAGATGAATTTGTTATAGAAGGTGTTAAAACTACAATACCGTTTCATAGACAATTAATGGATCATCCAGATTATGTAGCAGGTAATTATACTACTAAATTTATGGAAGATTTTAAAATGGAATAA
- a CDS encoding Hpt domain-containing protein has protein sequence MELPNLEYIKETSGGDKDFENSLLAILKEELPKEIDSFKKHITDELYLEASLDVHKIKHKLGLLNMTKTLELASEFELDLKNNDLKQYKNFISIFDRILVYLDNN, from the coding sequence TTGGAACTACCAAACTTAGAATATATTAAAGAAACTTCTGGTGGAGATAAGGATTTCGAAAATAGCTTATTAGCTATTTTAAAGGAAGAATTACCAAAAGAAATAGACTCCTTTAAAAAGCATATTACTGATGAGTTATATTTAGAGGCATCATTAGACGTTCACAAGATTAAGCATAAACTAGGTTTGCTAAATATGACTAAAACCTTAGAATTAGCCTCTGAGTTTGAGTTAGATTTAAAAAACAATGATTTAAAACAATATAAAAATTTTATATCCATTTTTGATAGAATTCTTGTATATTTAGACAATAATTAA
- the accB gene encoding acetyl-CoA carboxylase biotin carboxyl carrier protein, producing MDIKEIQNLIKFVAKSGASEVKLEMEDIKLTIKTGSEKTETTIVQAAPMQGLQQVAAPVQAAPVAEATAASTSEVSEDSKYVTIKSPIIGTFYRKPAPDKPSFVEVGSEVAVGDTVCVIEAMKLFNEIESEISGKIVKVLVDDSSPVEFDQPLFLVDPS from the coding sequence ATGGATATTAAAGAAATTCAAAATCTTATAAAATTTGTAGCTAAATCTGGCGCTAGCGAGGTAAAGTTAGAAATGGAAGATATTAAACTTACTATTAAAACAGGTTCAGAAAAAACTGAAACTACTATTGTGCAAGCAGCACCAATGCAAGGCTTGCAACAAGTAGCAGCACCAGTTCAGGCTGCACCAGTAGCAGAGGCAACAGCTGCATCTACTTCTGAGGTTTCTGAAGACTCTAAATATGTAACCATTAAGTCTCCTATAATTGGTACTTTTTATAGAAAACCAGCACCAGATAAACCAAGTTTTGTTGAGGTTGGAAGCGAAGTTGCTGTAGGAGATACTGTGTGTGTTATTGAGGCAATGAAGCTTTTCAACGAAATTGAATCAGAAATTTCTGGAAAAATAGTTAAAGTTTTAGTAGATGATTCTTCTCCGGTAGAATTCGATCAGCCTTTATTTTTAGTAGATCCATCTTAA
- a CDS encoding YceD family protein, giving the protein MKDLKEFNIPFVGLKEGKHLFEYNIDNTFFEIYNYSEFNNSNVHVALEFVKKSTLFELVFKASGTVNVPCDVSNEDFDLEIKSELPLLVKFGPEYNDENEEILILPHEAYQFSVAQFIYEMIVLAVPFKRVHPKVLDGTLQSEALNKLQELTIVKETTVQKEATDPRWDKLKNLITDKKT; this is encoded by the coding sequence ATGAAAGACTTGAAAGAATTCAACATACCGTTTGTAGGATTAAAAGAAGGTAAGCATTTATTCGAATATAATATTGATAATACGTTCTTTGAGATTTATAATTACAGTGAGTTTAACAATTCTAATGTACACGTTGCCTTAGAATTCGTTAAAAAAAGCACTTTGTTTGAACTTGTGTTTAAGGCCTCTGGTACTGTTAATGTACCTTGTGATGTTTCTAATGAAGATTTTGATTTAGAAATTAAATCAGAATTGCCATTATTGGTTAAATTTGGGCCAGAATACAATGATGAAAACGAAGAGATTTTAATATTACCTCACGAAGCTTATCAGTTTAGTGTAGCGCAGTTTATTTATGAAATGATTGTGCTAGCGGTGCCTTTTAAAAGAGTGCATCCAAAAGTTTTAGACGGCACTTTACAATCTGAAGCGTTAAATAAATTACAAGAACTTACAATAGTAAAAGAAACAACTGTTCAAAAAGAAGCAACAGACCCAAGGTGGGATAAATTAAAGAATTTAATAACAGACAAAAAGACATAA
- the pdxA gene encoding 4-hydroxythreonine-4-phosphate dehydrogenase PdxA — protein sequence MVGKSDKIIVGISLGDLNGIGIEVILKTFEDKRMLDFCTPVLFGATKVISYHKKALGLEVSVHGITEVSQIHPTKINVLNCWKEEVNIELGKATKVSGEYAAKSLSEAVSHLKEHKIDVLVTAPINKETIQSEEFNFPGHTEYLEANLEGKSLMILMTDSLKIGLLTGHIPVSEVSNAITPSLIKEKVATLHATLKNDFAISKPKIAVLGLNPHCGDNGLIGSEDQEIIAPTIAEIRDTGILVFGPYAADGFFGSETYLQFDAVLATYHDQGLAPFKALSFGNGVNFTAGLSEIRTSPDHGTGFDIAGKNLANATSFKEALFTAITIFNTRKSYKELSKNPLEIK from the coding sequence ATGGTTGGAAAATCTGATAAAATAATTGTTGGAATATCATTAGGAGATTTAAACGGAATTGGTATTGAAGTTATTTTAAAGACTTTTGAAGACAAAAGAATGTTAGATTTTTGTACTCCTGTACTTTTTGGAGCTACCAAAGTTATTTCTTATCATAAAAAGGCATTGGGTTTAGAAGTATCTGTTCATGGAATTACAGAAGTAAGTCAAATTCACCCTACTAAAATTAATGTTTTAAACTGTTGGAAAGAAGAGGTGAATATAGAACTAGGTAAAGCCACTAAAGTTTCAGGAGAATATGCTGCAAAATCATTATCAGAAGCAGTTTCTCATTTAAAAGAACACAAAATAGATGTTTTAGTCACAGCGCCTATAAATAAAGAAACTATACAGTCCGAAGAATTTAATTTTCCGGGACATACAGAGTATTTAGAAGCAAATTTAGAAGGAAAAAGCTTAATGATTCTTATGACCGATTCTTTAAAGATAGGTCTTTTAACAGGTCACATTCCTGTATCAGAAGTTTCAAATGCTATTACACCTTCTTTAATAAAAGAAAAAGTAGCCACTTTGCATGCTACTTTAAAAAATGATTTTGCAATTTCGAAACCTAAAATTGCAGTTTTAGGTTTAAATCCTCATTGTGGAGATAACGGACTTATTGGTTCAGAAGATCAAGAAATAATTGCACCAACCATTGCAGAAATTAGAGATACAGGTATATTAGTTTTTGGTCCTTATGCAGCCGACGGCTTTTTTGGTTCTGAAACATACCTGCAATTCGATGCTGTATTGGCAACGTATCACGACCAAGGTTTGGCACCATTTAAAGCGTTATCTTTTGGTAATGGAGTAAATTTTACAGCAGGTTTAAGTGAAATTAGAACATCACCAGATCATGGTACAGGTTTTGATATAGCAGGCAAAAACCTAGCAAATGCTACCTCTTTTAAAGAGGCTTTATTTACTGCAATTACTATTTTTAATACAAGAAAAAGTTATAAAGAACTTTCAAAAAACCCTTTAGAAATAAAATAA
- a CDS encoding beta-ketoacyl-ACP synthase III has protein sequence MTKITAAISAVGKYVPEYVLTNKELETYVDTNDEWITSRTGIKERRILKGEGLGTSYMAIKACEDLIKKSNLDPKEIDLVIVGTATPDLPVASTAAYVASEIGAINAFGFDLQAACSSFLYGMSTAATYIESGRYKKVLLVGADKMSSIIDYQDRATCIIFGDGAGAALFEPNLDGFGLQDEYLRSDGVGRDFLRIEAGGSQMPTTIDTVTAKKHFVYQEGKTVFKYAVSNMADVAEKMLTRNSLTEKDIQWLVAHQANKRIIEATAKRVGVSEEKVMMNIHRYGNTTSATLPLLLADYEDQLKKGDNLIFAAFGGGFTWGAAYLKWAYNTKK, from the coding sequence ATGACAAAAATAACTGCAGCAATTTCAGCAGTAGGGAAATATGTTCCTGAATATGTTCTTACCAATAAAGAGTTAGAAACCTACGTAGACACAAATGATGAGTGGATTACCTCTAGAACAGGAATTAAAGAAAGAAGAATTTTAAAAGGTGAAGGTTTAGGAACTTCATATATGGCTATAAAAGCTTGTGAAGATTTAATTAAAAAATCAAATTTAGATCCTAAAGAAATAGATTTGGTTATAGTAGGTACAGCTACACCAGATTTACCAGTTGCTTCTACAGCTGCATATGTAGCCTCAGAAATTGGAGCCATTAATGCTTTTGGTTTCGATTTACAAGCAGCATGTTCCAGTTTTTTATACGGAATGTCTACAGCAGCTACTTATATAGAGTCTGGGAGGTATAAAAAAGTACTTCTAGTAGGTGCAGATAAAATGTCTTCTATAATTGATTATCAAGATAGGGCAACCTGTATTATTTTTGGTGATGGAGCAGGAGCTGCTTTATTTGAGCCAAATTTAGATGGTTTCGGGTTGCAAGATGAGTACTTAAGAAGCGATGGTGTAGGAAGAGATTTTTTAAGGATAGAAGCAGGAGGTTCTCAAATGCCTACTACTATAGATACTGTTACTGCAAAGAAGCACTTTGTATATCAAGAAGGAAAAACAGTGTTTAAATATGCTGTTTCTAACATGGCTGATGTAGCAGAGAAGATGCTAACAAGAAATAGCCTTACAGAAAAAGACATTCAATGGTTAGTTGCACATCAAGCAAATAAGAGAATTATTGAAGCAACGGCTAAAAGAGTGGGAGTATCTGAAGAAAAAGTAATGATGAACATCCATAGATATGGAAATACAACATCTGCAACATTGCCTTTACTTTTGGCAGATTATGAAGATCAATTAAAAAAAGGAGATAATTTAATATTTGCTGCATTTGGCGGTGGCTTTACATGGGGAGCTGCATATTTAAAATGGGCATACAACACAAAAAAATAA
- a CDS encoding G8 domain-containing protein, translating into MKKNIVFISFIAITFLISSFTKVNSKTNLIGFKYYCETNITVNAKALSSGDWSNSSIWSSGKVPSINDVVHIPSGLRVTMSGSIEAYSVRVDGVLSPKTLMTDFTLTTKGVMIHSGGLFQVGSETNPYKGKGLITLIGSNSSELLMPSSPIMGSKIIGVMDGGRLELHGNKRKTWTQLNATALKGVSTITLKEEINWRVGDEIVIASTDFDPHQAEKRTITSVNGLNLTLDAPLNYMHFGVEQVYNNGTRDIVLDERAEVGLLTHNLKIQGDSNSEINGFGGHIMSMPNSVSKASNIELYRMGQKSKVGKYPWHWHLLGDQGSGQYIKNAGIHRSYNRIITVHGTNNTLVEGNVGYDFLGHGYFLENGSETGNLFKNNLGVLCKRPKEGEETTPHDIGKGAGRGAHPEAFPATFWITNPDNDFIGNVSAGSDGSGFWHLILKKVLDGPDSSYEPGIQPMGIFDDNKAHSNLFSWGVDGGVDRDTDEIVNGHYRPRNADGSNFIPVINRFDGYKSVDRNVWIRANTMNFYDCDFGDNGRADFFSYNQTLYNSLIVGKSANIGNPESDSEIEAGRTLPYPEKSLDDFHNGFRGHSIYDGPSGIVNTHFDGFNQEGAKSYCFQINGASRKSTNHFARGITYGSDVTDDAKFDFDHNSYFSYMYLSGLIDEDGSLTGEAGTNVRPIIVSNPRENHLYEKGANTQMTDAIEKVNWGAWLTKGKTYNYYKDTDFTEKNNGAFTPRYFITEYPDKTSHAVYSEQTQQLYFDAPVITNDLNYTYYMQYHKLPTYMVGQVNGAKTITENVIIAYPNIPSIAYGGNAKRVFNMAELKQSKENAYLIKDNTIYFKHITNKTQNTFFQRQFGSDFKYESNSIFICNAGNCFDSNSWGNVLDKVTLIDYGVRSENLRTIETNNDSRDSASSTDGLNVPEFKYVDRRVNFTIENNGNGISGYTDYIITLTSRQVWEFFNTLTLNYSGPDVNVIVESENGKQFSLGTYSDSDSQNIRIGQDSQFNQFTNVKKIILRFHEEAIGNINTSSVTQVSINNILLGIDVPDKYSLSSSFVDQDTDGDGVLDSLEAQTCRNGNSASDFAIEFDSNDRFFDNYKIDFVADEKNENGTYQGRSLSRDPKIIVSDFVSINSDDIKEITLRYKANISSTRVQLFWSTAQNSSFGAARSIFTNYTGNGEWQELKLDVSKILEWKNKIITGFRLDPTNSNNITFEIDWLRAQEAEDPINNCKTASTNDNYLVGNKLVIFPNPVLKNNLINFEGIENDKLDIQVFDINGKKVRILKANNSFKLINASSGIYFVKFVINSKTIINKKIIVK; encoded by the coding sequence ATGAAAAAAAATATAGTTTTTATAAGTTTTATAGCAATAACTTTTTTGATATCTTCATTTACTAAAGTAAATAGTAAGACAAACCTTATTGGCTTCAAATATTATTGTGAAACTAATATAACAGTTAACGCAAAAGCTCTTTCAAGTGGAGACTGGAGTAATTCTTCTATATGGAGTAGTGGTAAAGTACCTTCAATAAATGATGTTGTGCATATTCCATCTGGTTTACGTGTGACTATGTCAGGCTCGATAGAAGCATATTCTGTAAGAGTAGATGGTGTTTTAAGTCCAAAGACATTGATGACAGACTTCACTTTAACTACAAAGGGTGTAATGATTCATTCAGGAGGCTTATTTCAGGTTGGTAGTGAAACTAACCCTTACAAAGGAAAAGGATTAATTACTTTAATTGGTTCAAATTCAAGTGAGTTATTAATGCCTAGTTCACCAATCATGGGGTCTAAAATTATAGGAGTAATGGATGGAGGAAGACTAGAGTTACATGGTAATAAAAGAAAAACTTGGACACAACTCAATGCTACGGCATTAAAAGGAGTTTCAACAATAACTTTAAAAGAGGAAATTAATTGGCGAGTAGGTGATGAGATTGTAATAGCATCAACTGATTTTGATCCCCATCAAGCAGAAAAAAGGACTATTACTTCAGTAAATGGATTGAATTTAACATTAGATGCACCTTTAAACTATATGCATTTTGGTGTCGAGCAGGTTTACAATAATGGAACTAGAGATATTGTGCTTGACGAAAGAGCAGAGGTAGGATTGTTAACGCATAATTTAAAAATTCAAGGAGATTCAAATAGTGAAATCAATGGTTTTGGAGGACATATAATGTCTATGCCAAACTCTGTCTCCAAAGCCTCCAATATTGAATTATACAGAATGGGTCAAAAATCTAAAGTTGGAAAGTACCCATGGCATTGGCATTTATTAGGAGACCAAGGAAGTGGTCAGTATATTAAAAATGCAGGAATTCATAGATCTTACAATAGAATTATCACAGTTCACGGAACAAATAATACTTTAGTTGAAGGAAATGTTGGATATGATTTCTTAGGACATGGATATTTTTTAGAAAATGGAAGTGAGACAGGAAATCTGTTTAAAAATAATTTAGGTGTTTTGTGTAAAAGACCAAAAGAAGGTGAGGAGACTACGCCACACGATATTGGAAAAGGAGCTGGTAGAGGAGCACATCCTGAGGCTTTTCCTGCAACTTTTTGGATTACAAATCCAGATAATGATTTTATAGGAAACGTATCTGCAGGTTCTGATGGATCAGGTTTTTGGCATTTAATACTAAAAAAGGTTTTAGACGGGCCAGATTCTTCCTATGAACCGGGTATTCAGCCAATGGGTATTTTTGATGATAATAAAGCACATTCTAACTTATTTAGTTGGGGTGTAGATGGAGGAGTAGACAGAGATACTGACGAGATTGTTAATGGTCATTACAGGCCAAGAAATGCTGATGGATCAAACTTTATTCCTGTAATAAATAGATTTGATGGTTATAAATCCGTCGATAGAAATGTATGGATTCGTGCGAATACCATGAATTTTTATGATTGTGATTTCGGTGACAATGGAAGAGCAGATTTCTTTTCTTACAATCAAACTCTTTATAACTCTCTAATAGTCGGTAAGTCTGCAAATATTGGTAACCCTGAATCAGATAGTGAAATTGAGGCGGGAAGAACACTTCCTTACCCTGAGAAATCTTTAGATGATTTTCATAATGGTTTTCGAGGACATAGTATTTATGACGGTCCTTCCGGAATTGTAAACACACATTTTGATGGATTCAATCAAGAAGGTGCAAAATCTTATTGTTTTCAAATTAACGGGGCTTCTAGGAAGTCTACAAATCATTTTGCAAGAGGTATTACATACGGATCAGATGTAACAGATGATGCAAAATTTGATTTTGATCATAATTCTTATTTTAGCTATATGTATCTAAGTGGTTTAATTGATGAGGATGGGAGTTTAACTGGCGAAGCAGGTACAAATGTTAGGCCAATCATAGTTTCAAACCCAAGAGAGAACCATTTATACGAAAAAGGTGCTAATACACAAATGACAGATGCAATAGAAAAAGTAAATTGGGGTGCTTGGTTAACAAAAGGTAAGACTTACAATTATTACAAAGATACAGACTTTACAGAAAAAAATAATGGTGCATTTACCCCCCGTTATTTTATTACAGAATATCCAGATAAAACCTCTCATGCAGTATATAGTGAGCAAACTCAACAGTTATACTTTGATGCTCCAGTTATTACTAATGATTTAAATTACACATACTACATGCAATATCATAAACTTCCAACATATATGGTGGGTCAGGTGAATGGAGCGAAAACAATTACAGAAAACGTTATTATAGCATATCCAAACATACCTTCAATAGCATACGGAGGAAATGCTAAACGAGTTTTTAATATGGCAGAACTAAAGCAAAGTAAAGAAAATGCTTATCTTATTAAAGATAACACTATTTATTTTAAGCATATAACCAATAAAACTCAAAACACTTTTTTTCAAAGACAGTTCGGTTCAGATTTTAAGTATGAAAGCAATAGTATTTTTATTTGTAATGCTGGTAATTGTTTTGATAGTAACAGCTGGGGGAATGTTTTAGATAAAGTAACTTTAATAGATTATGGTGTGCGTTCAGAAAATTTAAGAACCATAGAAACGAATAATGATTCTCGAGATAGTGCTTCTAGTACTGATGGACTTAATGTTCCTGAATTTAAATATGTAGATAGGCGTGTTAATTTTACTATAGAAAACAATGGAAATGGAATATCAGGTTACACAGATTATATTATAACTCTTACAAGCAGACAAGTTTGGGAATTTTTTAATACACTTACATTAAATTATTCTGGACCTGATGTGAATGTAATAGTTGAAAGTGAAAATGGTAAGCAGTTTAGTTTAGGAACATATTCGGATAGTGATTCCCAAAATATAAGAATAGGTCAAGATAGTCAGTTTAATCAATTTACAAATGTAAAAAAAATAATTCTACGTTTTCATGAAGAAGCCATAGGTAACATCAATACAAGTTCAGTTACACAGGTCTCAATAAATAATATCCTTTTAGGTATAGATGTGCCAGATAAATATAGTTTATCGTCTTCATTTGTAGATCAAGATACAGATGGAGATGGTGTTTTAGATTCTTTAGAGGCTCAAACATGTAGAAATGGGAACTCAGCTTCTGATTTTGCTATTGAATTTGATAGTAATGACCGTTTTTTTGACAATTATAAAATAGATTTTGTTGCGGATGAAAAAAATGAAAACGGTACATATCAGGGAAGAAGTTTAAGTAGAGATCCGAAAATTATTGTCAGTGACTTTGTTTCTATTAATTCAGATGACATTAAAGAAATTACTTTAAGATATAAAGCAAATATTAGTAGTACAAGAGTTCAATTGTTTTGGTCTACAGCACAAAATTCTAGTTTTGGAGCAGCACGATCAATTTTTACAAACTATACAGGAAACGGGGAATGGCAAGAGTTAAAGTTAGATGTTTCTAAAATATTAGAATGGAAAAATAAAATAATTACAGGTTTTAGATTGGATCCAACAAATTCTAATAATATTACTTTTGAAATAGATTGGTTGCGTGCTCAAGAGGCTGAAGATCCAATAAATAATTGTAAAACAGCTTCTACTAACGATAACTATTTGGTAGGTAATAAGCTAGTAATTTTTCCGAACCCAGTCTTAAAAAATAATTTAATTAATTTTGAGGGTATAGAAAATGATAAATTAGATATTCAAGTTTTTGATATTAATGGAAAAAAAGTAAGAATATTAAAAGCCAACAACTCTTTTAAATTGATAAACGCATCTTCGGGAATTTATTTTGTTAAATTTGTAATTAATTCAAAAACAATAATTAACAAAAAAATTATTGTAAAATAA